Within the Fibrobacter sp. genome, the region ACGGGCCGGCTGACGAATCATTGTAAAGAGAGAGAAACTGCCTGAACGCTGAATCTGGTTCGTCAAGCTCATATCTGAAAAGTTCGCCGATTTTAAAGTCAGTCTCACAACAGGTATCTTTTGGTTCCGTTTTTCTCTTTCTCAGTTCTCTGAGCATCTCTATGGCAGAAAGCCGGGCTGCAGAAAAAGAAGAAGCTGATTTATCTCTGGATTTTGAGGCCAGTTTGAAGAATTCGGCGGCATTGTTGTAATCGCCTTTCTTTTTCTGGTATATCAGTCCCAGCTCGTAAAGAGCCTGAGAAACAACAGAGGATGTGTCATTTGCAATATTGGTGCTGTCCAAATCACCGATAATACTCTTCAAAACAGCTATAGCATCATCAAAACGTCCCATGCGGCTCAGGATCATTCCTTTACTGAGCAGAATCTCATCGAAATGATGGGAGTATTGCCTCTTTTTAAGCATTAAATTGACATAATTCAAAGCCTTTGTGAGAGAGTCAATTCCAACATAACATCTGACCAGAGCTCTATCCATGCGGTAGGACTGTTCAGGAAGATCTTTTTTTCTGGGTGTCTTCTCAAGCAGAACTATTGCTTTAGAATACTGCTTTAAATCGATATAAAGTTCTGAAACCCGTAGAATAAGATCTATTCTGGCCGTTTCTGACTTTGCGGAACGCAGCGCTTTTTCCAGCAAAGCGATAGCCTGAGATCTGCTTCCACGCCTGATAGCAATATCGATCAACAGCCGACTTACCTGCTGGTCTTTGTCCAGCCACGGATATTTCTGGAGAATTATTGTGACAGTCTCTTCAGCCTTATCCAGGTTGTCTTCCTCAATATATGCTTTACAAAGATAGAGAAATGATTCAGGAATATGCGGGCTCTCCGGGTAAACCTGCTGAAGTTCCTTAAAGCGCTTTATTGACTTTTCGATATCCTTTTTATAGTAGTAGCTCTTACCCATCAGGAAAACGGCATCATCATGCCATTTCTTTTTCCTGGTAAATACATCCAGTACTTTTGTAGACTTTTCAATTGCCCGATCGTATTTGGCAGCGACTGTCTGAGATGGGGTCACAACAAGGCTGTCCGGAAAATTACGCAGCACCTTCCTGTGCTCCGCAAACCCCTCCTTGAACGCACTCTCCCCATTATAATAGGTATTGAGATACGCAGTGCAACTCAGGCTCAGAAAGGAAAGACACAAAGCGCTTAAAACCAGCGCTTTACTAATTTTGATTTCAGGTGTTTTCTGCATTTATGTAGTAAAAATATATCCGGTTCCGGAAAAGAGAGAAATTGTAACGGCCAAAGCATCAGGACTCTCTTGTCACTTACTAACCCTTTTTCACTCATTCAATAAATAACTCCTCTCTAAAACCAGTTCCTTATTACTTCTGAAGGAAACATTGTAGTATTTTTACCCAGATGAAACATCTCTTCAAGACAACATTTCTGCTCTATTTACTCTCTGCCTTTGCCTCCGGTTTACTCTTCGCATCAGAAGCGCAGATAGACACAACAGGTCGCAATCCAGACAATCGTGACGCTTACCGCAATTCCCTTATAGAGAGAGAAAAAACACGGGCACGGATATTTGTGCGCACCGATACTGTATTATCATACCCGGATCCCTTTTTCATCTCTTCATCCACAATTTTCTCTTCTGATGCCAAATCACCTTCAGAAATACTCAGCACCCACCCATTATTTTCGTCCGTTAAATATGGAATATCCAGCTCAATAAACCGCTTCCTGCCATACGGAAATGTAGCCCCTATAAACCATTACAATTCAGGGGGACTCTTCAATCGAACAAGCAGTCTTATCAGAGGTACAGATCTGTTCAGCGCAAACGAACTGTCCGCAATAACTATTAAAAGCGGAGGTGATCTCCATTATCAGAAAAACATTTCTCTTTCAGTTCCTGAAGCTGCACTGTTGTGGGAAAACGGTGTGTTTGATGAAAATATCCTTCAGGTTCGTTTCTCCAGACCTTTTTCAGAACATCTAATGGCCAGTGTATATTCAAATTATCGCCACTTCAAAGGCCAAAAATATAGCCATGATGGAAATGATGTTTATCATACCTACAGCAGGCTCTTTAAGGACACGACAAAAATCTCCCGAATCGGATACAATCCCCTCACCGATGAACACATAGTAGGTGCAAACCTTGAGTGGCAGAGGGACAGCAGTGGTCAAATCAGCCTTCAATTCTTCTATGGCGACCTGTCGAATGAAGTAGCACTTGATACACCTAAGGCAGTGGATGATATCCAGCATGCTCTTTTCAAACGTTATCCACTCCAATTGCAGGTCCAGTCATCCTGGAATCTCCCCGGACGATTCTTTCTCGATGCCGATTGCTTTTATGAAACTGAGTCGGTTACCCGCACCACTGCAGGTAATATCAACGGGAAACTCACACCTGTTCACGATAGAGGTAAGAGTGATGAAGCAGGATTGGCGTTTCGCTCCGGTTTCGAGATGGCAGAAAGTGATTCAGCAGGAATCATGATGGAAGTAACGAGAAATTACAATAGGCTGTTTGACAGCTCAGAGATTATTATTGTAAAGAATCAACCTGCACTGTATTACAAACGTTCCATAAGTGGAAAAGGTATTGAGGGCGCTCTGCGTGCAAGTGCTGGAGTTCTTCTGTTACATAAAGACGACCTCAGCCTCAGTTCTTTCTGGAACGCAGGAATTGATCTTTCTGTTTCAAAGACCCGTTTCAGGGGATATGTTCAGCAGGACAATATAACCTACACTGTTCAATTCGACTCAATTTCAAGTGACTTGCCTTTAATTGAAAGATATTACAAAGCAGGTTTGGAATTTTACCGTGCCTGGAACAAATTCGACCTGCTGCTTGGATATCAGTTTGTATACGGGATCTCAGATACAACTGTCAATGGTGCATGGTTAAATGGAGTTGCCCCCTACACGCAGCCCCGTTCAGTTCTGGTCATCGCACCGGGGCTGGGAGAATGGAAAGGATTCTCACTGCGAACAAGCGCCATGATTTCCGATAAAAAGCCCTATGTCAAAGCCCGGGGATCGGTATCATACACAGCTCATCCCCTTAATACAAAAGAGCACATAGACGCGACACTGTCTTTTGATTACTGGAGTGAAAGAGATCCCGTGATGTTTGCCGGGCATTCAGACTGGAATGTCCCGATTTACAATCTGAATCTTGAGATTTCGACCCATATCCGCTCTTTCAGGCTTTTCTACAAAATCGATAATCTGCTGAACCAGCGATTTGCCTATGTACCGGGATACTACTCCCCCGGTATAACCTTCCGATGGGGAATTAACTGGTTTATACAGAGATGAGAATTTTTTTTCGGTAAACCTTTCCCCCATATTCAACAATAAAGAAGTAAAGCCCCGGCACCAGCCGCCTGAAAACAGAATTATCGATTGTATATTTGAAAGCCTGTTCCGGATCTGTGTAGGTGCTGTATTTCCACACAAGTCCGCCATCTGCAGAACGGATCGAGGTTTTGATAAACTGATCTCTATTGTTCTCTGACCTGGCCATGAACTCCACAGTAAGATCAGTACATTTACTTTTCCTCAATACAGTCGGGAAAAGGAGGAATTTTGAAGGGGATATCTCCTGCATTGTGACCTTCAGCGTGCAGAGCTCAGTACATATCTTCCCTTCAAGAGTATCGGAATCGATATACCCGGGTGCATCTGTGTATATCTGAACCCGTTCTTCTTTGTACATGGTAATTACAGCCGTACCATTGGAATCACATTCAAGAGAAGAAAACTGGGCTGCATTACCCATTTTATAATAAACAATACCGTTCTTTATTCTCTTTCCCGATCTGTCACTAAGCTTGACAATCAGACCACTCTTCACAGGAAATACAACTGTTTTTCGACACGGAGCAGATTCGATTAATACTTCCTCTTGCTGGCCGGAAAGCATAATCGCAATACGGGATGGAAATGAGTTATTAAGAACTGCGATACAGATACCACTGCTGTCCGTTATTCCCAGAGAATCTCCGGATTCTCCTGCTATCAATGCGCTGCGAACAGGTTCACCTGAGGAATCGGTTACCGAAATGTAAATCTCATTATCACGCATGCATGACAGAAGAGCATCTGGTACCCCCCTGCCGAACCTGTTATCGACTGAATCCTGGTCCGGAAGAAGCCGGCAGAAATTGTAGAGTTTCTGACGCGCCTGAATCGATGAGATGCCAGGGTGAGATTGTAGAATAAGAGCACAAAGCCCTGCAATCATCGGAGTAGAAAATGATGTACCATTTCCATTAGAAGTATAGGAAGACTGATCGCTGCCGTAAATCACAGGAATACAAACACCTCTGCCCTGTGCAACCAGATCCGGTTTCACCCGACCGTCCGAAGTCGGCCCTGTACTGCTGAAAGTTGCGATCCTCCCCCGCTCGTCGACCCCCCCAACAGAAATGACATCCTTGACATCCGAAGGTGCCACCAGAGTTCCTGGAATGTATGCACCATCATTTCCGGCAGCATTCACCACTATTATGCCTCTCTCTACAGCGTAGGCAGCAGCCCTTGAGACTATCGTTGTCTTGCCGTCAAGCCAGGAATAGGGGTAATCCACAATGGGAATCATCCCACTGTCTGTTTCAAAGAACACTGTATCCTGGAAACCATCCCTGTATCCCAGCGAGCTTGAAATTATATCTACACCCAGGCTTTCTGCCCATACAACCGCAGCCGCCCAGTTATCCTCCTCAACATGTACTTCTCTTGTATCATTGTAAGCATCCTCTGTTCTGGCAAGGGCAAAAGAAGCACCCCAGGCTGAACCAACAAAAGTTCCAGGATCGTATCCTGCTATCAGGCTAAGTACCTGTGATCCATGTTCATCATTGGTATAATAGGGAGAAAGAATATTGTCTTTCACAGAATCGGGATCAAAAACAGTGTAGTCATTGTCTACAAAATCCCTGGTAGCGATAATGTGACCATTCTGTCTTGAATTTGAGAAGCACCGATGGTCCAGTCGGAATCCGCTGTCAAAAAGTGCAATCAAAACTCCGGTTCCCGGAGCTTTGAGTTTTCTGGTATTCTGAATGTAGTGATGCGCTTCCGGGATAGAAAGCAGATTAAATTGAGAGAAAGCACTGCCATAGAAATTCGGGTCTCCCTCAAAATGAGTTTTTCCCAAGCCATCCTGCAGGGTTTCTCTATATCTGTAAACACCAACCGGAGTGACTTTCTTCACAAAGTGAAGATTGGCTATTTCTCTCAATCTTGAGCCTTTTATTTCGAAACTGGCAGCATTTTCCCATTTGTACTCATGACGGAGAGTTCCACCGAGGCGTTTTATCTGATCTATGTATACTCTGGAAATGGGAAGATCCGTGGTGCTGCTGAAAAAACCTGCTTTGCTTCTCCTCTCGAGAGCGCGCGAAGAGACCTTTTCTGAAACAGAGCTTCCGGCTTTGTCGGTAAATAATACCCATACGATACAGGTTCTGTCAGAGTTTAGAAATGAGTGTAACTGTGGCGCTATATCTGCTTTAACAGAGAATAGCAATCCAAACAATAAAAGAGTACAACAGAGGATGGCAGGTACTGCGAGTGCAGGATAGCACAGTTTTAATTCAGGTGTGTATCTGTTTTCATAAAGGAACATTGAACCCACCAGAAAGCTTCACACAGCGCAGAGCTTTCCTGTTCACTATTTCAGGCGAATGATTTCAATCCGCCGGTTCTGAGCCCTTCCGGCAGCAGTTCTATTGTCTGCAACAGGACTTGAAGCTCCGAAACCGACAGCGCGAATCCTGTGAAGCTCAATTCCCTTGGAGCCCAGATATTGCCGTACCGATTCTGCACGCATCTGTGAAAGCTGCATGTTTTTGGCACCGTCACCGACACTGTCAGTATAGCCTCTGATTTCAATCTCTACTTCCGGATACTGTTTAAGCTGTCTTATAAGTGGCTCCAGGTATTGATACGATTCAAAAGTCATCTCGGGGCTGTTACTCCGGAAAACAATCCCCTTAAGAATCTGCTGTTTAGGTATGTCAGCTTCCTTTTTAACTGAGTCAGGGCAACCATCATCATCCATATAGTTGTTAAACACTTCAGGTTCATTGGGACATTTGTCCCTAATATCAGGTATGCCATCATTGTCATTATCAAGATCAGGACAACCATCATCATCCTGAAAACCATCAAAATCTTCAGGTTCATTAGGGCACTTATCCAGAGAATCAACAATACCATCCTTGTCATTATCAAAATCAGGGCACCCATCCCGATCCTCAAATCCATCAAAATCTTCCGGAGCATTCGGACATTGATCTTTCAGATCCGGAATTCCATCACCATCGTTATCCGGATCCGGGCACCCATCTTCGTCCTCAAACCCATCCTTATCTTCAGCCTCATTGGGACACTTATCTTTTAGATCAGGTATACCATCTTTATCATTATCCGGATCAGGGCAACCATCATCGTCCTCAAACCCATCGATATCTTCTGGATCTCTGGGACAGCGATCCTCATCATTCTTTATTCCATCTTTGTCATCATCCTGAACAGTCACAAAACCATCCCAGCCGATGATAAATTGTGCCCCGTACCGTGGAATCACACCAGTAGAGTACTCATAACCTTTTCCCCCTCCCGATTCAGGTTTCCAATTCAGACGGTTCGAGAGTGCTCTTGAGGAAAGAGAGAAATCACCGGAAAAAACCAGGTACATCCCTGTGGGAACCTTAATCTTGATACCCGGAGAGAAAATAACCGGGTCACTTGTAGGAGTAAGATTGGTGGCAAAATTGCTCCACCTCGACTCAGCATAAAGATCCGTAAAAACAGTGAGGAACTCAAGCGGGTTGTACTCAAGGGCAAAACCACCAACGACAGTATTACGCTGATTTTCCCTTGAAACAGCCATCACTCCACCCAGATTTACGTGTGCTATTAGCGGCAGTTTACTGACGACTTCACCAATATCAAACGTAAGCAGAGCCTGCATTTTGAGTGTGGGACTTTTGGCCGAATAAAAAGATTGAGCCGGATTTATGGACTGGTTTTCCAGATAGTATGGGTGTCGTGGGAAAAGCCCGTTTTTCCTCATTCCAACCGGTACAGTGCCGGAGATCAGATATCCCTGCTTAAAAACCTTATTCTGTGTAGGAACACTAAATTTAGTGCTGATATCCAGATCACCAATTCCACCATCACGTACATTTGTAATCCCTGCCCAGTCGTAATAAAAAGGCAGACTAATCGACAGATCCCAGAAGGAAAGTAAACCAATTGCAACAAATATATTGGATGAAAAAAGCTGTGCCGGATCCAATTCAGAATTTGGAATCCCTTGCCCATTTAGACGAACGGAATCTAAGGAACCTTTTTTTACTTTGCCTTTAAAGTAATCAGAAGACTGATTGAAGCTGATCCCTGCCCCGAAATTCAGTTTTGCTTTTCCGTAAGTCTGGGCAGAAAGAGTGCGGAGCACACCCTTTTCAGCATTAGTGTTAATTGCAGCCAATGCTGGATTAAATAAAAAAAAGATCACTAAAAACACCGTAATATTCAATTTACTCATTAAAAACTCCTGCCAGAGCGGCACATCAGTCTCTTCGGTGAATTTCGACCCGATTATTGAGCTTTCGACCATGAATTGTTGAATTGTCAGCTATAGGTTCAGCATCTCCCCTGCCGGAAGCAATCAGGCGACTACTCTCAATACCTTTTTTAATCAGGTAATCTCGTATAGCTTCAGCTCTTTTTTGTGAGAGTGCCATGGAAGATGCAGATGGACTTGAATTATCTGTATGCGCCTGAACCTCAAGTTTAATCTCAGGCCACTCAGTCAGAGATTCAAAAACCTGGTCAAGAACTTTTTGGGACTCAGGTAAAAGAGTCGTACTCCCTCCTTCAAAGTGCACACCAGATAAAATAACCCTTCCCCGTTTTATTTCCTTTGCTTTGGGTTTTGTTTCAGGACAACCATTTTCAGTAGTTCCGGCAGTGTTCGGACAAGCATCAATACTATCCGGAACTCCATCCATATCGTTATCGATGTCCGGACAGCCATCATCATCCTCAAATCCGTCGAG harbors:
- a CDS encoding tetratricopeptide repeat protein — encoded protein: MQKTPEIKISKALVLSALCLSFLSLSCTAYLNTYYNGESAFKEGFAEHRKVLRNFPDSLVVTPSQTVAAKYDRAIEKSTKVLDVFTRKKKWHDDAVFLMGKSYYYKKDIEKSIKRFKELQQVYPESPHIPESFLYLCKAYIEEDNLDKAEETVTIILQKYPWLDKDQQVSRLLIDIAIRRGSRSQAIALLEKALRSAKSETARIDLILRVSELYIDLKQYSKAIVLLEKTPRKKDLPEQSYRMDRALVRCYVGIDSLTKALNYVNLMLKKRQYSHHFDEILLSKGMILSRMGRFDDAIAVLKSIIGDLDSTNIANDTSSVVSQALYELGLIYQKKKGDYNNAAEFFKLASKSRDKSASSFSAARLSAIEMLRELRKRKTEPKDTCCETDFKIGELFRYELDEPDSAFRQFLSLYNDSSAGPFAPKALCVAAFVARDDMRDSLLADSLFRAVITGFPSTDFARIAQEELNLPVTVRTRQDSAREAFRVAEDLFFKNQDEKAAIQAFFNVYKKYSDLPIAPRALYVAAYLSDEVLQKNVTAKSLYERICREYPQSIYCTEKAQPRIK
- a CDS encoding S8 family serine peptidase; translated protein: MGSMFLYENRYTPELKLCYPALAVPAILCCTLLLFGLLFSVKADIAPQLHSFLNSDRTCIVWVLFTDKAGSSVSEKVSSRALERRSKAGFFSSTTDLPISRVYIDQIKRLGGTLRHEYKWENAASFEIKGSRLREIANLHFVKKVTPVGVYRYRETLQDGLGKTHFEGDPNFYGSAFSQFNLLSIPEAHHYIQNTRKLKAPGTGVLIALFDSGFRLDHRCFSNSRQNGHIIATRDFVDNDYTVFDPDSVKDNILSPYYTNDEHGSQVLSLIAGYDPGTFVGSAWGASFALARTEDAYNDTREVHVEEDNWAAAVVWAESLGVDIISSSLGYRDGFQDTVFFETDSGMIPIVDYPYSWLDGKTTIVSRAAAYAVERGIIVVNAAGNDGAYIPGTLVAPSDVKDVISVGGVDERGRIATFSSTGPTSDGRVKPDLVAQGRGVCIPVIYGSDQSSYTSNGNGTSFSTPMIAGLCALILQSHPGISSIQARQKLYNFCRLLPDQDSVDNRFGRGVPDALLSCMRDNEIYISVTDSSGEPVRSALIAGESGDSLGITDSSGICIAVLNNSFPSRIAIMLSGQQEEVLIESAPCRKTVVFPVKSGLIVKLSDRSGKRIKNGIVYYKMGNAAQFSSLECDSNGTAVITMYKEERVQIYTDAPGYIDSDTLEGKICTELCTLKVTMQEISPSKFLLFPTVLRKSKCTDLTVEFMARSENNRDQFIKTSIRSADGGLVWKYSTYTDPEQAFKYTIDNSVFRRLVPGLYFFIVEYGGKVYRKKILISV
- a CDS encoding OmpA family protein; the encoded protein is MSKLNITVFLVIFFLFNPALAAINTNAEKGVLRTLSAQTYGKAKLNFGAGISFNQSSDYFKGKVKKGSLDSVRLNGQGIPNSELDPAQLFSSNIFVAIGLLSFWDLSISLPFYYDWAGITNVRDGGIGDLDISTKFSVPTQNKVFKQGYLISGTVPVGMRKNGLFPRHPYYLENQSINPAQSFYSAKSPTLKMQALLTFDIGEVVSKLPLIAHVNLGGVMAVSRENQRNTVVGGFALEYNPLEFLTVFTDLYAESRWSNFATNLTPTSDPVIFSPGIKIKVPTGMYLVFSGDFSLSSRALSNRLNWKPESGGGKGYEYSTGVIPRYGAQFIIGWDGFVTVQDDDKDGIKNDEDRCPRDPEDIDGFEDDDGCPDPDNDKDGIPDLKDKCPNEAEDKDGFEDEDGCPDPDNDGDGIPDLKDQCPNAPEDFDGFEDRDGCPDFDNDKDGIVDSLDKCPNEPEDFDGFQDDDGCPDLDNDNDGIPDIRDKCPNEPEVFNNYMDDDGCPDSVKKEADIPKQQILKGIVFRSNSPEMTFESYQYLEPLIRQLKQYPEVEIEIRGYTDSVGDGAKNMQLSQMRAESVRQYLGSKGIELHRIRAVGFGASSPVADNRTAAGRAQNRRIEIIRLK